Proteins from a single region of Abyssalbus ytuae:
- a CDS encoding ABC transporter ATP-binding protein, with protein MEKVIINIVDVKKEFVMGTETVHALKGVSLKIKEGEFVTIMGSSGSGKSTLLNIIGCLDKPTSGKYEIDGVPMKDLSRNELADLRNKKIGFIFQSYNLLPRTTAIENTELPLIYNSDVTSSERHEKSLKALEMVGLSDRLHHTPAQLSGGQQQRVAIARSLVNNPVVLLADEATGNLDTRTSYEIMSLFQELNKKGKTIIFVTHEPDIASFSSRTIVLKDGQIIKDFHNDNIKMAEKELATLPKED; from the coding sequence ATGGAAAAGGTTATTATTAATATAGTAGATGTTAAAAAAGAGTTTGTGATGGGCACTGAAACGGTTCATGCCTTAAAGGGGGTTTCCTTAAAAATAAAAGAGGGTGAATTTGTGACCATAATGGGATCCAGCGGTTCCGGGAAAAGTACTTTACTTAATATTATAGGATGCCTTGATAAGCCTACATCAGGGAAGTATGAAATTGATGGTGTTCCCATGAAAGACCTTAGCAGAAATGAATTAGCTGATTTACGTAATAAAAAAATAGGATTTATTTTTCAATCATATAACCTTTTACCACGCACCACAGCCATAGAAAATACAGAATTGCCTTTGATATATAATAGTGATGTTACATCGAGTGAACGACATGAAAAATCATTAAAAGCCCTTGAAATGGTTGGTCTTAGCGACAGGTTACACCATACGCCGGCCCAGCTTTCCGGGGGGCAACAGCAAAGAGTTGCCATAGCCAGATCACTGGTAAATAATCCTGTTGTCCTTTTGGCCGATGAAGCTACAGGTAATTTGGACACTAGGACCTCATACGAAATTATGTCACTATTTCAAGAGCTTAATAAAAAAGGAAAAACAATCATCTTTGTTACCCACGAACCTGATATTGCAAGTTTTAGCAGTAGAACTATAGTTTTAAAAGACGGGCAAATTATTAAAGATTTTCATAATGATAATATAAAAATGGCAGAAAAAGAACTTGCCACTTTACCTAAAGAAGATTAA
- a CDS encoding efflux RND transporter periplasmic adaptor subunit, with protein MRNKKVKIILGVIIGLLVIFTGYKLFFKQKDTEIVIETTTVKKGEIVTTVTATGTIEPITQVEVGTQVSGVVEKIYVDFNSVVKEGQLIAELDKANLDAALIQAQASYDNALNDQKYLQSVFDRQKTLYENQVLSKADYDEALYNLNNAKSNVVQRLSDLKRAKANLGYANIYSPIDGVVLSKAVDEGQTVAASYSTPTLFTIAKDLKEMQVEANVDEADIGQVNEGQRVSFTVDAYPEEVFSGTVTQVRLNPTVSSNVVTYTVVIKADNQDLKLKPGLTATISIYTLELKDVLTVEAKAINFNPDMRLIAEYNMERENQPSMPPEETTNNENIKTLWSLDNEEIKPVNVTLGASDGINIQLISGVSEGDKIIYSLKQSDIGQSTENSNSEAESPFMPKPPGRNKK; from the coding sequence ATGAGAAATAAGAAAGTAAAAATAATTTTAGGGGTAATTATCGGTTTATTGGTAATATTTACAGGTTATAAGCTCTTTTTTAAGCAAAAGGATACTGAAATAGTCATTGAGACAACCACTGTTAAAAAAGGTGAGATAGTAACCACGGTTACAGCCACTGGTACCATTGAGCCTATCACCCAGGTTGAGGTGGGAACTCAGGTATCTGGAGTGGTTGAAAAAATATATGTTGATTTTAACAGTGTAGTTAAAGAGGGGCAGTTAATAGCTGAATTAGATAAAGCTAATTTAGACGCAGCCCTCATTCAGGCTCAGGCTTCTTACGACAATGCGTTAAACGACCAAAAATATTTACAATCTGTTTTTGACAGGCAAAAAACATTATATGAAAATCAGGTTTTAAGTAAAGCTGATTATGATGAAGCTTTGTATAACTTAAACAATGCTAAAAGCAATGTGGTACAGCGTTTATCAGATTTAAAAAGGGCGAAAGCGAATTTAGGGTATGCTAATATTTACTCGCCTATAGATGGAGTGGTGCTATCAAAAGCTGTTGATGAAGGGCAAACTGTAGCTGCAAGTTATAGTACCCCAACACTTTTCACCATTGCTAAAGATTTGAAAGAAATGCAGGTGGAGGCCAATGTAGACGAAGCTGACATAGGTCAGGTAAATGAAGGGCAACGGGTTTCATTTACAGTGGATGCTTACCCGGAAGAGGTATTTTCAGGAACGGTGACGCAGGTGCGGTTAAATCCCACAGTATCTTCTAATGTAGTTACCTATACCGTAGTCATTAAAGCAGATAACCAGGATTTAAAATTAAAACCGGGCCTCACGGCAACGATTTCAATTTACACTTTGGAGTTAAAAGATGTGCTCACCGTTGAAGCTAAAGCAATTAATTTTAATCCTGATATGCGCTTAATTGCCGAATATAATATGGAAAGGGAAAATCAACCTTCTATGCCCCCGGAAGAAACCACTAATAATGAAAATATAAAAACCCTTTGGAGTTTAGATAATGAAGAAATAAAACCGGTAAATGTTACACTTGGAGCGAGTGATGGGATTAATATTCAGTTGATAAGCGGAGTTTCGGAAGGAGATAAAATAATATACAGTTTAAAACAGTCTGATATAGGCCAAAGCACAGAAAATTCTAATTCGGAAGCAGAAAGCCCTTTTATGCCTAAACCTCCCGGGAGAAATAAGAAATAA